A single Denticeps clupeoides chromosome 7, fDenClu1.1, whole genome shotgun sequence DNA region contains:
- the tmem11 gene encoding transmembrane protein 11, mitochondrial isoform X1 — translation MHAITKAKEFPYVSCKSGQRKNEPCARAGPHCPGQAEDGTGQQNGAVMAAAECYIVHEIYNGENAQEQFEYELEQALEAQYRYIVIEPTRIGDETARWVAVGNCLHKTAVLSGAACLLTPLALPVEYSRYVALPAGALSLACAALYGISWQFDPCCKYQVEYDSQKLSRLPLHTLTSSSPVVLVRRDDVHRKRLHNTIALAALAYCIKKIYELYAV, via the exons ATGCATGCCATAACCAAGGCTAAAG AATTTCCATACGTGTCTTGCAAATCGGGCCAGCGGAAGAATGAGCCATGCGCACGAGCGGGTCCCCACTGTCCTGGACAGGCTGAGGACGGGACCGGCCAACAGAATGG GGCAGTGATGGCGGCGGCGGAGTGCTACATCGTGCACGAGATCTACAACGGCGAGAACGCGCAGGAGCAGTTCGAGTACGAGCTGGAGCAGGCCCTGGAGGCGCAGTACCGCTACATCGTGATCGAGCCCACGCGCATCGGCGACGAGACGGCCCGCTGGGTGGCCGTGGGCAACTGCCTGCACAAGACGGCCGTGCTGTCGGGGGCGGCGTGCCTGCTGACGCCGCTGGCGCTGCCCGTCGAATACTCCCGGTACGTGGCGCTCCCCGCCGGCGCCCTCAGCCTGGCCTGCGCCGCCCTCTACGGCATCTCCTGGCAGTTTGACCCCTGCTGCAAGTACCAGGTGGAGTACGACAGCCAAAAACTCTCCCGCCTGCCTCTGCACACGCTCACCTCGTCCTCGCCGGTGGTCCTGGTGAGGCGGGACGACGTCCACAGAAAGAGACTCCACAACACGATAGCGCTCGCCGCGCTGGCCTACTGCATCAAGAAGATCTACGAACTCTACGCCGTATGA
- the tmem11 gene encoding transmembrane protein 11, mitochondrial isoform X2 translates to MAALGRRRGVPVNRERAVMAAAECYIVHEIYNGENAQEQFEYELEQALEAQYRYIVIEPTRIGDETARWVAVGNCLHKTAVLSGAACLLTPLALPVEYSRYVALPAGALSLACAALYGISWQFDPCCKYQVEYDSQKLSRLPLHTLTSSSPVVLVRRDDVHRKRLHNTIALAALAYCIKKIYELYAV, encoded by the exons ATGGCGGCGTTGGGAAGGAGGCGCGGTGTCCCAGTCAACAGGGAGAG GGCAGTGATGGCGGCGGCGGAGTGCTACATCGTGCACGAGATCTACAACGGCGAGAACGCGCAGGAGCAGTTCGAGTACGAGCTGGAGCAGGCCCTGGAGGCGCAGTACCGCTACATCGTGATCGAGCCCACGCGCATCGGCGACGAGACGGCCCGCTGGGTGGCCGTGGGCAACTGCCTGCACAAGACGGCCGTGCTGTCGGGGGCGGCGTGCCTGCTGACGCCGCTGGCGCTGCCCGTCGAATACTCCCGGTACGTGGCGCTCCCCGCCGGCGCCCTCAGCCTGGCCTGCGCCGCCCTCTACGGCATCTCCTGGCAGTTTGACCCCTGCTGCAAGTACCAGGTGGAGTACGACAGCCAAAAACTCTCCCGCCTGCCTCTGCACACGCTCACCTCGTCCTCGCCGGTGGTCCTGGTGAGGCGGGACGACGTCCACAGAAAGAGACTCCACAACACGATAGCGCTCGCCGCGCTGGCCTACTGCATCAAGAAGATCTACGAACTCTACGCCGTATGA
- the dhrs7b gene encoding dehydrogenase/reductase SDR family member 7B translates to MEGALAALTPLLLGGFGLMALCRLVQRLRLKNRVRDRVVVITGASSGLGRECARLFHQAGARLVLCGRERSSLQELAQELTESAHGELKTYTPCIVTFDLSDVDKVAMAGSEILRQCGHVDILINNAGVSYRGNIMDTHVSVQKQIMETNYFGPVALTQAILQSMVSRHSGHIVAISSIQGKISIPYRSAYSASKHAMQAYFDCLRAEVERFGLQVTVVSPGYIRTNLSINAITGDGSKYGVMDKTTATGWDPAEVARAVLTAVNHRQKEVVLAGLLPILATYIRLLCPSLFFRLMAARARKEPAVKAE, encoded by the exons ATGGAGGGCGCGCTGGCTGCTCTGACCCCGCTGCTCCTGGGCGGATTCGGGCTCATGGCGCTCTGTCGGCTCGTCCAGAGGCTGCGACTGAAGAACCGAGTCCGGGACCGAGTGGTGGTCATCACCGGGGCCAGCTCCGGACTGGGCCGAG AGTGCGCCCGGCTCTTCCACCAGGCTGGAGCGCGGCTGGTTCTCTGCGGCCGAGAGCGATCCAGCCTGCAGGAGCTGGCTCAGGAGCTGACAGAGTCGGCTCACGGAGAGCTGAAG ACATACACTCCGTGCATCGTCACCTTTGACCTCTCTGATGTGGACAAGGTTGCTATGGCAGGGTCGGAGATTCTAAGACAGTGTGGCCATGTGGACATCCTCATCAACAATGCTGGTGTCAGTTACCGTGGAAACATCATGGACACACACGTATCTGTGCAGAAGCAAATCATGGAGACCAATTATTTTGGGCCTGTTGCATTAACCCAGG CCATCCTCCAGTCCATGGTGAGTCGGCACAGTGGCCACATTGTTGCAATCAGCAGCATCCAGGGAAAAATCTCCATTCCCTACAGATCAGCCT ATTCGGCATCTAAGCATGCCATGCAGGCGTACTTCGACTGCCTCAGGGCAGAGGTGGAACGGTTTGGGCTGCAGGTAACCGTCGTCAGTCCTGGATACATCAGAACAAACCTTTCGATCAATGCAATCACTGGGGATGGATCGAAATATGGAG TGATGGATAAGACCACGGCCACAGGATGGGATCCAGCAGAGGTGGCCCGAGCCGtcctgacagctgtcaatcacagacagaaagaggTCGTCCTGGCTGGGCTGCTGCCCATCTTGGCCACGTACATTCGCCTCCTTTGCCCCAGTCTCTTTTTCAGGCTGATGGCGGCTCGCGCCCGCAAAGAGCCGGCCGTGAAAGCCGAGTGA